One window from the genome of Nyctibius grandis isolate bNycGra1 chromosome 22, bNycGra1.pri, whole genome shotgun sequence encodes:
- the LOC137672864 gene encoding kazal-type serine protease inhibitor domain-containing protein 1-like yields MKHPMVTAVLVVLVQVSQSFPALYHRSWWRLLREGDSCGKCNLALCSEPKDCPAGTVLDRCGCCPECGNVEGQICDLDQGNHFYGQCGDNLECRLDTDEARFGEVPEPQCVCKSQESVCGPEGKTYENICQFNKAYATKRNISMKHKGPCESAPVISVPPQDVQNFTGNDVIFGCEVTAYPMPHLEWKKKGNKMFLPGDDAHISVQARGGPQKYGVTGWLQIQGLKKSDEGIYICHTKNKYGATYASARLKVIDGSSPAFAFTAGSRSASYSIEYGDYYDHSDDEDEEEYESGDYEN; encoded by the exons ATGAAGCACCCGATGGTTACAGCAGTACTGGTAGTACTGGTGCAGGTTTCTCAGAGTTTCCCTGCCTTGTACCACCGAAGTTGGTGGAGGCTGTTACGGGAAGGAGATAGTTGTGGAAAATGCAATTTGGCACTTTGCTCTGAGCCTAAAGACTGTCCAGCCGGGACTGTATTGGACCGCTGCGGCTGCTGTCCTGAATGTGGGAATGTGGAAGGTCAGATCTGCGACTTGGATCAGGGCAATCATTTTTACGGGCAATGTGGAGACAACCTTGAGTGCAGGTTGGATACTGATGAAGCAAGGTTTGGGGAAGTCCCCGAGCCCCAGTGTGTGTGCAAGTCTCAAGAGAGTGTCTGCGGACCTGAAGGGAAAACCTACGAGAACATCTGTCAATTCAACAAGGCTTATGctacaaaaagaaatatcagcatGAAACATAAAGGACCATGCGAATCAG CTCCTGTTATTTCTGTGCCACCTCAGGATGTCCAGAATTTCACAGGCAATGATGTCATTTTTGGTTGTGAGGTGACAGCCTATCCTATGCCACAccttgaatggaaaaaaaaagggaataaaatgtttctgcCAGGAGATGACGCCCACATCTCAGTACAG gCAAGAGGTGGGCCTCAGAAGTATGGTGTGACAGGCTGGCTGCAGATTCAAGGCCTCAAAAAATCAGATGAAGGCATTTATATCTGCCACACCAAAAATAAGTATGGTGCAACATATGCCTCTGCAAGATTGAAAGTCAttgatg GCTCATCTCCTGCATTTGCATTTACTGCTGGCAGTAGAAGTGCAAGCTACAGCATTGAATATGGGGACTATTATGACCATTCTGAtgatgaagatgaggaagaatATGAATCTGGGGACTATGAAAACTGA